A DNA window from uncultured Methanoregula sp. contains the following coding sequences:
- the tgtA gene encoding tRNA guanosine(15) transglycosylase TgtA produces the protein MAIAFESLYSDIAGRSGKLTVGKKTVRTPALLPVINPHLQLVTPKEMREMGVEAIITNAYIFSQSKQYRERVLAEGLHKVLDFNGVIMTDSGSFQLSVYGQVSITNTETLSFQRDIGSDIWVPLDIPTHPSSDRATTEQELAITMQRLAEAKQVFGPDAPIAGPVQGGIFEDLRERAGREVTDLGFTFCPVGAVVPLMESYRYRDLVKVVRAAKRTLSPSACIHLFGAGHPSMFALATAMGCDLFDSAAYALYAKDGRYLTTHGSYRIGELIDLPCACAVCRSHTAEELNRAPDRERLLALHNLHVTLAEISRIRQAISDGTLWELVDERCRGHPQLLSGYRELLTHAPALALHDRATKRRFFYRGDESCSRTEVVRYQEMLSRLVLKKNVLIAFDGGERDEFEDTLFFKPPFGPYPKELKETFPIGPSEIPEWDEAMVRQGLRGVRRLMDTHPESRFTLSCNARWEPLVRQELGGIEVRHDPV, from the coding sequence ATGGCAATAGCATTCGAAAGTCTTTACAGCGATATTGCGGGACGCAGCGGCAAACTGACGGTCGGGAAAAAGACGGTCAGGACACCCGCGCTGCTCCCGGTTATCAATCCCCATCTCCAACTGGTAACTCCGAAGGAGATGCGGGAAATGGGTGTTGAAGCGATCATCACCAACGCCTACATCTTCTCCCAGAGCAAGCAATATCGCGAGCGGGTCCTTGCAGAAGGCCTGCACAAAGTGCTGGATTTCAACGGCGTTATCATGACCGATTCCGGCTCCTTCCAGCTCTCGGTCTACGGACAGGTCTCGATAACCAACACCGAGACCCTCTCGTTCCAGCGCGATATCGGGAGCGATATCTGGGTCCCACTGGATATCCCGACCCACCCCTCTTCCGACCGGGCCACAACCGAACAGGAATTAGCCATAACCATGCAGCGCCTGGCCGAGGCCAAACAGGTATTTGGTCCCGATGCACCGATAGCCGGCCCGGTCCAGGGCGGTATATTTGAAGATCTCCGCGAACGGGCAGGCCGCGAAGTAACCGATCTCGGGTTTACTTTCTGCCCGGTCGGAGCGGTTGTCCCGCTCATGGAATCGTACCGGTACCGTGATCTGGTAAAAGTGGTGAGGGCAGCAAAGCGGACACTATCGCCATCTGCATGTATCCATCTTTTTGGTGCAGGCCACCCGTCGATGTTTGCCCTTGCAACAGCCATGGGCTGCGATCTCTTCGACTCTGCAGCATATGCTCTCTATGCCAAGGACGGCAGATATCTCACAACGCACGGGAGTTACCGGATCGGAGAGCTTATCGATTTACCCTGTGCCTGTGCAGTCTGCCGGTCCCATACTGCCGAAGAACTCAACAGGGCACCGGACCGGGAACGGCTTCTTGCTCTCCACAATCTCCATGTCACCCTTGCCGAGATCTCAAGGATCCGCCAGGCCATATCTGACGGGACTCTCTGGGAACTGGTGGACGAGCGCTGCCGTGGCCACCCGCAGCTCCTGTCCGGGTACCGCGAACTGCTCACCCATGCCCCGGCTCTGGCACTCCATGACCGGGCCACTAAAAGGAGATTCTTCTACCGGGGCGATGAGAGCTGTTCCCGCACGGAAGTTGTCCGATACCAGGAGATGCTCTCCCGGCTGGTACTCAAAAAGAACGTTCTCATTGCTTTTGATGGCGGAGAACGGGACGAATTTGAAGATACGCTCTTCTTCAAGCCCCCCTTTGGCCCCTATCCCAAAGAACTCAAGGAGACCTTCCCGATCGGCCCTTCAGAAATACCCGAATGGGACGAGGCTATGGTCCGGCAGGGGCTCAGGGGAGTCCGCAGGCTCATGGACACCCATCCTGAGAGCAGGTTCACGTTGTCATGCAATGCACGATGGGAGCCACTCGTACGGCAGGAACTGGGCGGGATCGAGGTGAGGCATGACCCGGTATAA
- a CDS encoding TIGR00296 family protein: MQLLTAEEGSLAVRLARGTIENACAKKPKPALSLTEVFREKRGVFVTISKRGQLRGCIGLPYPVMPLGEALAHAAKAAALEDPRFPPVTKDELDLISVEVTILTVPVPITGEPDDRIRSVEVGKHGLIVRGMGTSGLLLPQVATEYGWDAKTFLDQTCHKAGLPGHCWSYQNVEVLTFEGQIFSEKVTGATV, encoded by the coding sequence ATGCAACTGCTCACTGCTGAAGAAGGCTCCCTGGCGGTCCGTCTCGCGCGGGGAACTATCGAGAATGCCTGTGCAAAAAAACCCAAGCCCGCCCTCTCACTGACCGAGGTATTCAGGGAAAAACGCGGGGTTTTTGTAACTATCAGCAAACGCGGTCAGCTCCGGGGATGCATCGGCCTGCCATATCCGGTCATGCCGCTCGGCGAGGCACTTGCCCATGCCGCAAAGGCCGCAGCACTTGAAGACCCACGGTTTCCACCGGTGACGAAGGATGAACTGGACCTGATCTCGGTTGAAGTGACCATTCTTACCGTCCCGGTCCCTATTACCGGGGAACCGGATGACCGTATCCGTAGCGTTGAAGTGGGGAAACACGGGCTGATCGTCCGGGGCATGGGCACGAGCGGCCTCCTTCTTCCCCAGGTGGCAACAGAATATGGGTGGGATGCCAAAACCTTCCTGGACCAGACCTGCCACAAAGCCGGCCTTCCCGGTCACTGCTGGTCATACCAAAACGTGGAAGTGCTCACGTTCGAGGGGCAGATCTTTTCCGAAAAAGTGACTGGGGCAACCGTTTAA